From Pan paniscus chromosome 6, NHGRI_mPanPan1-v2.0_pri, whole genome shotgun sequence, one genomic window encodes:
- the LOC100978493 gene encoding olfactory receptor 2F1 — MGTDNQTWVSEFILLGLSSDWDTQVSLFVLFLVMYVVTVLGNCLIVLLIRLDSRLHTPMYFFLTNLSLVDVSYATSVVPQLLAHFLAEHKAIPFQSCAAQLFFSLALGGIEFVLLAVMAYDRYVAVCDALRYSAIMHGGLRARLAITSWVSGFINSLVQTAITFQLPMCRNKFIDHISCELLAVVRLACVDTSSNEVTIMVSSIVLLMTPFCLVLLSYIQIISTILKIQSREGRKKAFHTCASHLTVVALCYGVAIFTYIQPHSSPSVLQEKLFSVFYAILTPMLNPMIYSLRNKEVKGAWQKLLWKFSGLTSKMAT, encoded by the coding sequence ATGGGAACAGATAACCAGACTTGGGTGAGTGAATTTATTCTCCTCGGCCTGTCCAGTGACTGGGACACTCAGGTCTCCCTCTTTGTCCTGTTCTTGGTCATGTATGTGGTGACCGTGCTGGGGAACTGTCTCATTGTCCTTCTGATCAGACTGGACAGCCGACTCCACACTCCCATGTATTTCTTTCTCACCAACCTCTCCCTTGTCGATGTCTCCTATGCCACAAGTGTAGTCCCTCAGCTGCTGGCACATTTTCTTGCAGAACATAAAGCCATCCCATTCCAGAGCTGTGCAGCCCAGTTATTTTTCTCCCTGGCCTTGGGTGGGATTGAGTTTGTTCTCCTGGCGGTGATGGCCTATGACCGCTATGTGGCTGTGTGTGATGCCCTGCGATACTCGGCCATCATGCATGGAGGGCTGCGTGCTAGGTTGGCCATCACATCCTGGGTCAGTGGCTTCATCAACTCTCTTGTGCAGACTGCTATCACCTTTCAGCTGCCCATGTGCAGAAACAAGTTTATTGATCACATATCCTGTGAACTCCTAGCTGTGGTCAGGCTGGCTTGTGTGGACACCTCCTCCAATGAGGTCACCATCATGGTGTCTAGCATTGTTCTTCTGATGACACCCTTCTGCCTGGTTCTTTTGTCCTACATCCAGATCATCTCCACCATCCTAAAGATCCAgtccagagaaggaagaaagaaagctttCCACACGTGTGCCTCTCACCTCACGGTGGTTGCCCTGTGCTATggtgtggccattttcacttaCATCCAGCCCCACTCCAGTCCCTCTGTCCTTCAGGAGAAGTTGTTCTCTGTCTTTTATGCCATTTTAACACCAATGCTGAACCCCATGATTTACAGCCTAAGGAATAAAGAGGTGAAGGGGGCCTGGCAGAAACTATTATGGAAATTCTCTGGGTTAACATCAAAGATGGCAACTTGA